One Sulfuricurvum sp. DNA window includes the following coding sequences:
- a CDS encoding 16S rRNA pseudouridine(516) synthase: protein MNSKTRLDKLLGSLGYCSRKEVAELLRDGIITHTENLPLKSDTKVSHEHILFEGEPLDPPVGIVILMHKPVGYVCSHDDGEGRLVYDLLPERWRRRDPKISTVGRLDKDTSGLLLLTDDGALLHRLTSPKHHVPKCYEATLDRPLKGDEEAIFASGTLMLNGEKSPCLPAKLTVIDDTHARLEITEGRYHQVRRMFAAVGNHVVSLHRSSFGDLTLGDLKAGGYRVIKYF, encoded by the coding sequence GTGAATTCTAAAACCCGCCTCGACAAGCTCCTAGGCTCGTTGGGCTATTGCAGTCGCAAAGAGGTTGCCGAACTTTTACGTGATGGTATCATCACCCACACCGAAAATCTCCCTCTCAAGAGCGATACCAAAGTCTCTCATGAGCATATCCTCTTTGAGGGCGAACCGCTCGATCCACCTGTAGGGATAGTGATTTTGATGCACAAGCCCGTGGGATACGTTTGTTCTCACGATGACGGCGAGGGGCGACTCGTCTACGATCTATTGCCTGAGCGGTGGCGCAGACGCGATCCGAAAATCTCCACCGTCGGACGCCTCGACAAAGATACGAGCGGACTGCTATTGCTCACCGATGACGGTGCCCTCCTCCATCGCCTCACCTCACCGAAACATCATGTCCCTAAGTGCTACGAAGCGACGTTGGATCGGCCTCTCAAAGGGGATGAAGAAGCTATTTTTGCTTCTGGAACTCTAATGCTAAACGGCGAGAAAAGCCCGTGTCTCCCCGCCAAACTCACTGTGATTGACGATACTCATGCGCGTCTCGAAATCACCGAGGGGCGGTATCATCAGGTACGTCGGATGTTCGCGGCAGTCGGAAATCATGTCGTCTCCTTACACCGCTCATCGTTCGGGGATTTGACACTGGGGGATCTGAAGGCGGGGGGATATCGAGTTATAAAATACTTTTAG
- a CDS encoding diguanylate cyclase translates to MITHSPISHLKTFLLLSLGTAIYYVVAQFDIWLFSFNPSNITLLWLPFGIAVIMLDMFELKALPFIFIGSFFANYHGLADGHDHYMMYLTLTAFADTLAPLMASFFINRYIDWHFDNAKILLPFALYGVLIPTFTSGVIIALTLASGGYIAHDTISQFIVWLMFSDGLGLLLVYPLYVSFRQFSKPATHEWQKGLIYALGTFLLIWLSFHFSFLIFLVLPLLLLASFQIRMDIILAILFVSVIEIIALSANYGVVFSTGTQMESTLMLIMYLISLVFVIIGSALNNRELMESISISMTDHLTNVKNVKAYKEEIEKLLGLYKRYQTPFSIMMLDIDDFKIINDVYGHRVGDKVLIELCNLIQNNIRSSDTLFRVGGEEFVILCQNITLKESLQVAHKIRAAVEQTLSTISDKTITLSIGVTEVNATDTEDSIYRRADALLYDSKYSGKNSVKSDLAVL, encoded by the coding sequence TTGATAACACATTCACCCATCTCCCATCTCAAAACATTTTTGCTTCTCAGTTTGGGGACTGCCATTTACTACGTCGTCGCCCAATTCGATATTTGGCTTTTTTCATTCAATCCCTCTAACATTACCTTGCTATGGCTGCCGTTTGGTATTGCTGTTATTATGCTCGATATGTTCGAACTCAAAGCTCTGCCGTTTATTTTTATCGGAAGTTTTTTCGCCAACTATCACGGATTAGCCGATGGGCACGATCACTATATGATGTACCTGACCCTCACAGCGTTTGCCGATACGCTCGCTCCGCTCATGGCGTCGTTTTTCATCAACCGATATATCGACTGGCATTTTGATAACGCCAAAATACTCTTACCTTTTGCCCTCTATGGGGTATTAATCCCGACATTCACCAGCGGTGTGATCATCGCACTCACCCTCGCATCAGGAGGATATATAGCTCATGATACGATTAGCCAATTTATTGTGTGGCTGATGTTCTCAGACGGTTTAGGGCTGTTGCTCGTCTACCCTCTGTATGTGAGTTTTCGACAGTTTTCCAAACCTGCAACTCACGAGTGGCAAAAAGGGCTTATTTACGCCCTTGGCACATTCTTGCTGATATGGCTCTCATTTCATTTTTCGTTTTTGATTTTTTTAGTGTTACCGTTGTTACTGCTGGCTTCGTTCCAAATCCGTATGGATATCATCCTCGCGATATTGTTTGTCTCCGTCATCGAGATAATCGCGCTATCAGCAAATTACGGAGTCGTATTTAGCACAGGCACACAGATGGAATCGACACTGATGCTGATCATGTATCTTATTAGCTTAGTCTTTGTCATTATCGGCAGTGCATTGAACAATCGTGAACTTATGGAGAGTATCTCTATTAGCATGACCGATCATTTGACCAATGTGAAAAACGTCAAAGCGTACAAAGAAGAGATCGAAAAACTTTTGGGATTATACAAACGCTATCAAACTCCGTTTTCGATCATGATGCTCGACATCGATGATTTCAAAATAATTAATGACGTATATGGGCACCGTGTCGGCGATAAAGTCCTGATTGAGCTTTGTAATTTGATTCAAAACAATATCCGCTCTTCCGATACCCTCTTTCGCGTCGGAGGGGAAGAGTTTGTTATTTTGTGTCAAAACATTACCCTAAAAGAGTCACTCCAAGTAGCTCATAAAATCAGAGCCGCCGTCGAACAGACTCTCTCGACAATCAGTGATAAAACGATTACACTCAGTATCGGTGTTACCGAGGTCAATGCCACAGATACCGAAGATTCGATCTATCGCCGAGCCGATGCCCTCTTATACGATTCAAAATACAGCGGGAAAAACAGCGTAAAGTCGGATTTAGCAGTTTTATAA
- a CDS encoding pentapeptide repeat-containing protein — protein MASNVITDNMDVFAEKFEGIDLHGQKITKAEFDDCTFVSCDFSETFFSSCKFTECRFENCNLSVMKLTNTKMSDVDFVSCKMVGIDWTMADWKSLLNADPIRFRECNLGDSNFFGLNIEGLVMRECRAKEVDFRNGSFQKADFSLSDFKGALFGNTHLEAANFTDASNTSIDLRSNHLKGAIFSRYEALYLLESMGIVLVD, from the coding sequence ATGGCATCTAATGTAATTACCGACAACATGGATGTATTCGCCGAGAAGTTCGAGGGTATTGATCTCCACGGTCAAAAGATCACCAAAGCCGAATTTGATGACTGCACTTTCGTCTCCTGCGATTTCAGCGAAACCTTTTTCTCCTCCTGCAAATTTACCGAATGCCGTTTCGAAAACTGCAACCTGAGCGTCATGAAACTCACCAATACCAAGATGAGCGATGTCGATTTCGTCTCGTGCAAGATGGTCGGGATAGACTGGACGATGGCGGATTGGAAGAGCCTCCTCAATGCCGATCCGATCCGTTTTCGCGAATGTAACTTGGGCGACAGCAACTTTTTCGGTCTGAACATCGAGGGGTTGGTGATGCGCGAATGCCGTGCCAAAGAGGTCGATTTTCGCAACGGAAGCTTTCAAAAAGCCGACTTTTCCCTGAGCGATTTCAAAGGGGCGCTGTTCGGCAACACCCATCTGGAGGCGGCCAACTTTACTGACGCCTCCAACACCTCGATCGATCTGCGCTCCAACCATCTCAAAGGAGCGATCTTCAGCCGCTACGAGGCACTCTACTTACTCGAATCGATGGGGATTGTGTTAGTTGATTAA
- a CDS encoding BrnA antitoxin family protein, with protein sequence MKKMLDLKTEDEIAAFWDEHDSTEYIDWDKSKSVRMVNLQKSAKTISIRMPVDMIETLKIQANKNDIPYQSYLKMLIADGLKAHG encoded by the coding sequence ATGAAAAAAATGCTTGATTTAAAAACCGAAGACGAGATTGCCGCATTTTGGGATGAGCACGATTCGACTGAATATATCGATTGGGATAAATCAAAATCTGTGCGGATGGTCAATCTCCAAAAAAGTGCCAAAACGATCTCGATCCGAATGCCCGTCGATATGATTGAAACGCTTAAAATTCAAGCCAATAAAAACGATATTCCCTACCAGTCGTATCTGAAGATGCTGATTGCAGACGGGTTAAAGGCGCATGGGTAA
- a CDS encoding BrnT family toxin → MFDCLDVERLNGFDWDEGNIQKNKLKHNLDFWLIEEIFFNEPLLIYEDNVHSEQECRCYALGKTDDGQRLFIAFTVRNQKIRVISARPMSKKERNYYEKNA, encoded by the coding sequence ATGTTTGATTGCCTCGATGTCGAACGATTGAACGGTTTTGATTGGGATGAGGGGAATATTCAGAAAAACAAACTCAAACACAATCTCGATTTTTGGCTGATCGAAGAGATATTTTTCAATGAACCGCTGTTGATTTATGAGGATAATGTCCATTCAGAGCAAGAGTGCCGTTGTTATGCATTGGGCAAAACGGACGATGGACAAAGGCTATTTATAGCTTTTACGGTACGAAATCAAAAAATACGGGTTATTTCGGCACGACCAATGAGTAAAAAGGAGAGAAATTATTATGAAAAAAATGCTTGA